In Scatophagus argus isolate fScaArg1 chromosome 7, fScaArg1.pri, whole genome shotgun sequence, a genomic segment contains:
- the ldha gene encoding L-lactate dehydrogenase A chain, producing MSTKEKLISHVMKEEPVGSRNKVTVVGVGMVGMACAMSVLLKDLCDELALVDVMEDKLKGEAMDLQHGSLFLKTHKIVADKDYSVTANSRVVVVTAGARQQEGESRLNLVQRNVNIFKFIIPNIVKYSPNCILMVVSNPVDILTYVAWKLSGFPRHRVIGSGTNLDSARFRHLMGEKLNIHPSSCHGWIIGEHGDSSVPVWSGVNVAGVSLQTLNPKMGVDGDSENWKEVHKMVVDGAYEVIRLKGYTSWAIGMSVADLVESILKNLHKVHPVSTLVQGMHGVKDEVFLSIPSVLGNSGLTDVIHMTLKPEEEKQLVKSAETLWGVQKELVL from the exons ATGTCCACCAAGGAGAAGCTGATCAGCCATGTGATGAAGGAGGAGCCTGTTGGCAGCAGGAACAAGGTGACGGTGGTGGGTGTCGGCATGGTGGGCATGGCCTGCGCCATGAGCGTACTGCTCAAG GACTTGTGCGATGAGCTCGCCCTGGTCGATGTGATGGAGGACAAGCTGAAGGGTGAGGCCATGGACCTGCAGCATGGATCTCTCTTTCTGAAGACACACAAGATCGTGGCTGACAAAG ACTACAGCGTGACAGCCAACTCCAGAGTGGTTGTGGTGACTGCTGGAGCCCGCCAGCAGGAGGGCGAGAGCCGTCTTAACCTGGTGCAGCGAAACGTCAACATCTTCAAGTTCATCATCCCAAACATCGTCAAGTACAGCCCCAACTGCATCCTGATGGTGGTTTCTAACCCAG TGGACATCCTGACCTATGTGGCCTGGAAGCTGAGTGGTTTCCCTCGTCACCGTGTCATTGGCTCTGGCACCAACCTGGACTCCGCCCGCTTCCGTCACCTGATGGGAGAGAAGCTCAACATCCACCCTTCCAGCTGCCACGGCTGGATCATTGGAGAGCATGGAGACTCCAGTG TGCCGGTGTGGAGTGGTGTGAATGTTGCTGGAGTGTCTCTCCAGACCCTCAACCCAAAGATGGGGGTtgatggagacagtgagaaCTGGAAGGAGGTTCATAAGATGGTGGTCGATGG ggCCTATGAGGTCATCAGGCTGAAGGGCTACACCTCCTGGGCCATTGGTATGTCTGTGGCTGACCTGGTGGAAAGCATCCTGAAGAACTTGCACAAAGTGCACCCTGTGTCCACACTGGTCCAG GGCATGCATGGAGTGAAGGATGAGGTCTTCCTGAGCATCCCTTCTGTCCTGGGCAACAGCGGCCTGACAGATGTGATTCACATGACACTCAAGCCCGAAGAGGAGAAGCAACTGGTGAAGAGCGCTGAGACCCTGTGGGGTGTACAGAAGGAGCTCGTGCTGTGA